The stretch of DNA TTGCAAGAAAAACTCCAACTATAATTAAAATTGGCGCAACTGCACTATTATAAAGGGTGAAATACGTTTGGTTATTGCATAATATTTATGAGTATAGCACAGAGTATAGAAGGAGTGCAACAGAAATTTAAACTATAAGCAAAATTGGCTTAACTGCACTACTATAAAGGACTGACTACCTTTGGGTTTTGCGTAAAGCGATCGTTTCTACTATTCTGTATTTATAAACACTGTACAGGTTAAAAGGACGTGACAACAATTTAAACCATAAACAAAATTAACCTATAAATATAACACGGAGTATCGTTTCCACTattctatatttatatacacaGTGCAGGTTAAAAGGTCTTGACAACAATTGAACGATAAACAAAAGTGCCCGAAACTACTCTTGTATAGGGGTGAATAGGGTTTGTTAGTTGCGTTGTgcaaaatttcatcattttatattttaaaaaagtagCACAAcgtgcaataaaaatataaagtatgAATATAACGTAAAATATAAAGGATGCTTCGTCGGGCAggcgtttttattttatatatatttttgatataaaaaatcaCTGCCGATCACTTGCCACCGTCAGTCGAGTAGAGCGAATTCGCTGATTCGCAAGCGTCTGTTGACTTGATTTACTTTAAATCTTTACTGTGCAGTTTAGATCTGGGTGGAGTTAGTGTCGTACTGCAAATTTCGATGATTGCTACATGTGTGATTTGGTGTAATTTATACTGTTAAACTGTTTAATGACGAATAAAGTTTTTTGCTATCTCATTAGGGcgattttaatttttacaaaatgcaaaacagtaaCGCTGCGGACCTTATACTAACCTGCATGTTAATTGAACTGTAAAAAATACGACCAGTTATAGTACCTGTGCATGGAATCATTTTGACTCTTGCAAACATTGGTATCTGCAGGGTCAGGCTAAGGTATTCGTGATGCTGTTGCAATAATATTAACCTGAACTGACTAGGCTAAGCGAGCACCTTAGCATAGGGTAATCGGGTGCAAAGTATGTTCTAATATAACACAGGAAATGACGTAAATCAAAACATCACACGAGAATATAAACTGCCTTCAACTGCACTTTATAACAAGTTAATGAATGTTGGATGCTGCGTCACCATGCggccgtttttttttatatatatattctagatATAGCACAGATAAAGCTGATCTCTCAACACCACCAGTCACGTGATCCGgactcaaatttaaaaatgcagCACAGGGTAATAGGGTGCAATCAAAATAGTGTTTTCATTAGTTGGTTTATTATAATATACACAGGAAGTGACGTTAAATAACAATACAGCACGAAAATATCAACTTCTCTCAACTACATAAATATATTAAGCGAATAAAGTCATGCGGgtgtattttgtatatttcatgttttaGATGCACATGCAAATACTTGATCACTTTCCATCGTCATTCGCGTATAGCGCACTCGTGATTTTGCCTGCCTACCTGTTTTTAATGGGTGGTTTGGAATCTGGGTGAAAGCAGTTTCGTACAACAACAGTCGTATCATAAGCTATATCATAAATAGTCAAAAAGTGTATTCATCAAAAATTAAGTCTTGGTGATGTTGACGTCAGAATAAGCTGTTAATGTTCTTGTGTGTACATAACTGCCTTGCTGTAATCACGGCTCTAGTTCATAATCGACACGCTTGTGATCATTTGTTTCTGTACGGAGCAGATTGTTTATTGCAGATTTGGAGTTACCCGACTTCGTGTATTTGATATGCCCGATTCAAAACTAAGAACACTTGCAGTTAACGAGAAGATTGTTGGCCTCGTTATAAATACTAGCTTCTCAAGcaagaatttccgattttgcaaaaaaaaaatctctcGAAGTAATTTATTGCTTTTTGAAGATTTTAACTAAATAAAGTTTTATATTCATAGACATAACACGATGTAATACCGCGATAAACTATCATAAAAATTACCCGCAACTCCGCTGTTATACTGGGTTAATCCAGTTTGGCTGTTTCGTAATTCAAAAGTCTTTTCTATTCTATGttataaatagtaaaataataaaagatttcaacaaaaaatttaaactgtTATCAAAATTGTTCGCAATTGCCGCATTGCAGAGAGTTTTGTTGTTGCACAAGGCAGCCCTAAACTGCACTAATATAAAAGTGAACAAATAAGCTTTAGTTGTTGCGAAAGAAATCCGTTTTGACCATTCTAGATTTATAAATACGCACAGGGTTACAGGGTGCAATGAAAATCGTTTCATATGATGCACATGAAGTGGCGTTAAACAAAACACCACAGTGAATAAAGTTTGGATTCTGCGTCATGCgggcgttttttattttatattttggatCTAGCACACACAAACACGTGATCATTTGCCACCTTATCGCGTGTAGCGCGATCGCCGATTTTGCAAGGGTTAAACAAAACATCACGCAAATATGAACTGTCCTCAACTGCATAAATATTATAAGTGAATAAAGGTAGAATGCTGCGTCATGCGggcgttttttttatatattcttgATCTAGCACACACAAACACGGAATCATTTGCAGCCTTATCGCGTGCAGCCTTATcgcgtttttttattatatattcttGATCTAGCACACACAAACACGTGATCATTTGCAGCCTTATCGCGTGTAGCGCGCTCGCAGATTTTGCAAGGGCCTGTCGACCGGTTTTTATTGGCTGGTTTAGAATATGGGTGAAGTTAGTCTTATACAGCAATAGTAGTTGGATGTTGCATATGTGATTTTAGACATGTATCGTCAACTATATCATGAAAGGCCAAATAAGTGTAATTGTCAAAAATGACACCTTACTGATGTCAGCATCGGATTAAACTGTTATATTTATATGTGTACGTAAAGGTCTGCTCTAACTCATAATCGGGACACCGAGGTGTACATTTTGATAATCATTTGCTTTTGTATCAtagtttaaatttttcaataactacattttttaatattttggtattcATAGATGTTGCATAAGccataaggtatctgctttcgGTTTGTATCTCAAAAGGGGTCATGAATAGCCGAAAATAGTGTACTTGTCAAAAGTGAGCGGTTACAAGATAGTGAACATATAATacctttgaatatttttacagatatttacTTTATAATTAAGCCGTTAGTTGTGTTATCAAATCTCTCTACAATCCAACATGGACtttgtcaaaataattttcttcatCTCTTTCACATGTGTCTTGCCTGCGGAGCAAAAGTTACCTGGTAAGATTTGTTTGGGATGCAATTATTTGAGTTTTGCAATATTTAATCGCTGGCAATCTTTGTCTACATCCATCCTTGTCTTCCGGTACCatgaattcaaaaatatagGTCATTTCAGAATTATGCCAAAAAGAAAACAATCAACCAATGTCGCACAAGATGTCGTTTTATTTAACTTCACGTTTTATTTTTGACAGCTGGAACCTGCGTTTCCAAGATCGTGAAGGGGAGACTTGTCCAAGTTGGAGATTGCGAGGTAAAGTTGCTAATTTTTATCACGTGTTTCCACACTTCGACTCCAAACGAGGCTTTGGGGATGCAGTTACTGATATTTCTAGAGCTAGTAATATCGGAAGGACTCTAAGCTTGTATTTTATATTACATAAACAGTTTTAAATCCGACTTCTGCGTGTCACGCAACTCAAATAATCTAATTCAACTTACGTGTTATATTCACTTTATTAATCATATGCATTCTGTatttatttcacagaaaaaCGATGGATCCGGTGAGTTCGCCTTAACCAATGATTTATAATGCGCTCAAAAGTATTTATCCGTAACAGTAAGCAAATAGGTCTTTTAATTCATAATTAAAAAatggttcaaatatttttcctaCTGGTAAACTTTCCACTGGTTACGATTTGGCTTTAGGAAAGAAAGTTTGGCAACACTAAATCACGAATATCTTTGCGACTCAAACCTTGTAACGGTATTCTAATTATACTTGgcaaaaatattattgacaCCGTTTTCATAGTGATGCCATATTAGGGCGGGCAAAGTTACATAATCTATCAATGCAAAAATTGAGACATTACAATATGACGAAAACTGGTTTTAAATGCCTGACTCTAcacaaaactaaaatatatcCATTTTCTTTTAGAAATCGCCAGACTGATCAAAAAGAGTCTTGTTGAAAAGAAAACAGCTGGGAGTAATTTATATCGATGTTTGATGATTTGATAATCGACTATAAATATGCCACACTCATCAAAGCGTTAAGAATATATTTAAATCAAGATATAATTTACTCAATATTTCGACCATTACCGTCGTTGGGTAATTAACCCAAGCACTGGTGGGTTCGATTTCGCCCATCAACTATGCCCCCGTTCTTAGTATGTCCTAACGGCTTCTCTCTCAAGGGAGTTAATAGAGTACATTTCCTCTGTCACCAAATAAACAAATCGACAACATTTGAATCTCAGATTCAAAGACGTCATTTTCTGAAGacagttttaatataaaatattcgaaGACAACCATAATGTTATTTTTAGATGAATGTGGCGTCATTTACGATTCGAAATGCTTCCGATCAGTCTTGTATAATGTAACAAATGTTACCTTCGTTGATGCCGAACCAATTTGCAAATCAATGAACTACGGAATACCCGCAAATATTTACGACTTGGCGCATTATCAGTTGGTGCTCCCTTACCTACGCTCACTGATCCCTGTTGGTGAGGAATCGGCACACATCTGGACAGGGTTGGAGTATAAGGTCAGTTTAGTACGTCTCCAACTAAAATCTAAGCGGCGTCTGACTCATTTTGGTAAACCTATTAAACAAGGTTGGTTCAGagtagtttttaatttaattatcgAATGGTGCTAAGTATAGGTTAACGATGCATTATGATTTATTAAGAGATTAAAAacatatatacagggtgtccaaaaagttccgCCAGATATCATTACCTTACcaattgcaaatttgaataGATGTGGTTGTATGATAAATGGGGACTACAACATTCAACATCTATAACAGCCAATTAGAAACAGGTTgactataaatcttttttaaaattaaaaaaaaatatcatttgattataaagactttatgatcgggcgaaactttttggacaccttgTATGTATTGAAcataaatatgatttcaaatatattgtaaagTCGTTGCCGCCtggttgaaatttttgtgatttaaagtATTTCagaatttgtgatattttcagtggtttttAGTTTTCCAcccatatttatgtatttaccACACGATCATAGCGTTACCTATCGTATTTGGCTCTTAATTACTATTATGTTTACTATGAAGCTCATTACTAGTAGTAAATACTTTTGTTTTTCATCTAATATGTCAGTTGTATCAATGTTTATAGAACAATCAGCTTTTGCTGTCCAATGGAGGACCATTCATTATAGAAACAGAAGTCTGGAATCCCACTTTTCCAAAGAACACAACATGGCGGACGAATGTTGCTCTTCGAATCGATAACATCCCAAATCGAAGTCAGGGAATTTACAATACACCACCAACCGCGGATACGGCCGGTGTCATCTGCGAAATATAAAACCAGCTAAAAACCTGACAGAATGTTGTTGACGAATTGAATGATATGAACCACAAATAGTTGAATTTTGTCTTATTTTAACTTACTTATATTATTTCATTACTTTTGCATTAGATCCTTGTCTATAGAAACATTTATCccatcaaataaaatttaaagcTGCCTCAGCCCATGTGATTTTCGTATATGACCAAACATGATAATAAAAATCCATTGAATCCTTTTAGGGCTTTCTTTGTTagtgtttttttacagtttttggGAATTCAAAAGAAAAGGACTTAAACCAAAAGGCATAATTTACTCATGCGTAAAATGACTACGCCTACCAATCTTTGAATATCTTGGGTTAGGGCCGGCATACAAGTGAGCTCAATTTCACCTTTATCTACTTCACAAGCACAATTAGATCACCTCGAACACGAGCCGATGATTGAACAATTTCAATTTGCGTCACATTAGTACGGTCTAATTTTGGCTGCGTCACACATAAACTATAACTTGACACATGCTAACACAGGGGTGGacaattacttttctgaatgAGCCAGTTACAAACTGCATACGTTTAACTGCGAATCTCAATAGTGAATttggggggagctgactctgatgaccttatatggtcgtatcgctttctccagtctataccgaattaactttgtgtatattgtatatattttttcgtttgttttctggttgacaaaacaataactctctctctttctctccctctctctctctctctctctctctatttctctctctctctctccccCTCTCTCTCCCTTTCCGGAGGCTCAAAACTCGATATGAAAAACTTTGAATAGAGgtagtttatttacaaaaactaggctaacgtttatataataacgAGAAGCACGATTTAACAATCAAGGTCATTATGATATTATTTTCATCGATTTTTGCGATTGCTTTTGCCTTCTGTTTCAATACAAAGATGGCTGAAACATGAAGTTTCTCCATGTTTCTCTATCCAAACATTCCATGTTTGTAAatgagtaaattttttattctggaACTTCCGATTGAAATACGTGTCTACATCAACACTACATATGTGTCTGCCACTGGTATCACGTAATTGCAAGCTAGAAAATCGGAAAAATTGTCGTCTAGGTAAATTTCACAATACACTATGAGATTATTATTGAAACCAGACAGTGAAGATTCCACTTTTATCGGATAGATTCCACCTTTACGAAGAGAAAAATCCagtttattcaatttatagGATATGTCTGTAAAGTAAGCGATGCCGTTTGTGGTACTCCCGTAgcatgtgtactaggttagggttaggccataattttattccgattttccttatttttgttctattacaagtttggggacttTCTGTGTTACTCAAttgaatacaccccctgcccatagtaatcagtccctgtacacaatttgatgtaaagtagacgaacaaaattagttacctccgtattggtacacatacttctggagcgccgggcggcgacgacattgtcgtgataacaATTGCGcatctggtcgttcacagcttgagttcagattgtgccaTTTTATATACGTTAATTATCTGCATATGGGACGCAAATGAATGGCcgaagtgaaatatttgatcctcatgcacttatgaggttccgccgaaaacatcaaggctaattcttcaccgttggatatcatgaaaattgaaaaaaaaactgataacgggaatatggaagacatggtggcaccagtagctcacctggtcagtgttttacattttgcggcctcattcgattttagaaattactgcatatacgcTACATTCTTTATATtgctatatttacaatggatttAAAACGAAAGCTTTTTCCCGGGGgaatattggatagtattcatcCATCGGAAGAAGAGAAGCTGGCACAATAAAGTCTAGTATTGGCGCTAAACAATGCATCAAGcgatatgttccatcattccgtttttagaaatagagtatttttgctattcctattttttgtatctttatgcaattaaaacAGCAATAACACTGCATACTGTGTGTTGTTAGTCAGacaaattttgctattttttgcaattactgtttttcatatttttatgcaatTAAACGGCAATAACACTACATATTGTGTATTTAAGTCGAACAGATTTTGAGACTGAATGTAATGCGTAAATTCCTccgtgtatcgtttacaagtcgttGATCGCTTCACGAGTACGAACTTACGTGAAGGACATTACGAGCATGCAGGGAAAAGTGTTTTTCGTATGGAATAAAAATgcttataaaatttgaatggtgcaacataaTTTTTTATCTAATGGTATCATTGGAAAGCTATCTTCAACTTCTACAAATGTAGTCGATAATGTACTAGGTTAaatcgaaataaattaaaattttttcaatttgatttaggagtttttcagaaattttttaaGCTTTTCAATTTGGCCAACTTTCCtaagatgatcacaatattttatcttaatttttaaattatacttAGTCCTGTAGATTATATTTCACTatgtaaaacttgtctaaatataatatatggttcgcgagatatgagggtttcaaagttgcatacccCATACGGGATGCCACCAAAGCCGCTAAAGCGGCTTTCAGGGTCAGAATACGTTCTCAGGTTCAAAGAGTTAAGATTGTATATTTCGATAGAAGGTTATGATTTTGGTATATTTCTCAGCCTTGAACCAACCTCCCAAACAAAACTCGGTACCTAAATTATTGTATGTCGTTCTATCCGTTTAATTTTTCTCGACTAAAAGTATACTATTTCCACCACAACGGTACAACTGGCAAGCACAGTTATCAATGAAACTGCAAAAATTTCCCGAGGTCAAAGGGTATTAGAAATTGATCAATTTCTCGTTTTCGTGAAAAGATACAGATTCTTGACCAGAACAAAAACATTCGAAAGCCATAGGGAAGAACCTCAATGATTTCATTCCGTACGAAAACTTCTCTCAACTTTTTGGAATGGCTTAATAATAAATCGCCCAGTGTTATAATATCTAACCTACCGGGGTTTTATCAGGGATAACCGAAATAGTGTAATACATTCATTTGTCTTCTATAAGCGATCTACAATTATAAATGGTCGTGATATATTTGCAGTTTCTCAAAGCACGGCCTATGCCCGGTGTGcggttattatttaaattttataggAACCGTTTAGGCCACAGTTATATATTTATGGAGCTATATATTTACTTTGGTATGATATTGTCCGACgatcaataattaattattttatgcTGAATATCCTCACGAATTACGCAGGAGACATGGCAATGAAACATCAAGTGATACAAGGCGATACATGCCATTTCCGCTGCGTTGCTTGGGCGCAACACAAAATTCCCATGCCggcaaaatttataataattacgCAGACTGGTTTCTCCTGCACAGTCGCAATGAGTGGGTGGCTCAGGAAAAATTTGTTTCAGCCAAAACGCGTAAAATTTTTAGGTAGCGAGGGAAATGTCGCAAATGGATGCTACGTGAAAGAGATATTTTGCTCGGAAGGCGTTAGTGATGAATAACGAGACGGTTTGAAGAAATACCCTGGTAACATATGGGCAGCTTGAAGTATGAATACcagcaataataaaataaattggaaCGGGAATATGTAAATGTTGTGGTTGTGCTGAGAAGAAGTTTCAGAGAAAGATTCTTCAGAACTTCCTTTGCTGAAGGAGTGTTACTTTTTAGCTAATAACAGAAGGCTTGAATTTTCTCTTCCGTGAGTAAACCATCATCGGTTATCTGGGATAAGTTTGAAAGCGTATTACCATTTTGTTTTAgctttttcaaataattaaaatgtCTGAAAAATGTAACGTTTTGTCCTACTTAATGCGGAcagatttttttaaaagtttcctCGTTTTTTTTAGGAAACGTTTACTCCACAACAAACACATCGGTTGCAAATCAGACTATTTGACTGAAATTAGTCCGTGTGGGATGGGATATAGCCATGGTGAATGAAGCGTCAATAAACGTAATCCATGCGCCAGACTTGAATCAATGAGCGTTCGTGTCTCAGAACTCCACTAAGCGGAAACAGCGATCGGTAGtttgaataaatcaaaaaataaaaatcttccCAACGACATATTGTATGATTCGAGTTTTAGTTGCCGGATTGAACGCGATTTTACCTTTCAGCAGTTAAATATAGCGATAAGAAATCACTCATTCAAAGCAAAACAATGCAAAACTTCCGACTTAGGCGAGACGTGGCAACACCCAAATCGGCGAAATGCAGAACAACCACTAAACTGCATTAAATACTCTATGGTCGAATTGAGATTTATTTTAATCGTTATTTTTTTGCTTCGGAATGGCCTTCCGAGCCGAACTTGGCACCTAAATTATCGTAAATTTTTCTCGattaagaatttattttttcgttcaCAACGGTTAACTACGGTACAAATCTGACGtagtacaataaataaatttccgAGATCAAAGGGTattaaaaattgatcaatttatATATCGTTTTCGTGAGAAGTTACAGATTCTTGacgaaaaaaaaatcggaaGTCATAAGGAAGAATCTGAATGATCCATATGAATGAAGCCATAGGGAAGAATCTGAGAATCTGAGACCTAGCACTGAAAAATCAAGTGATACAAGACGATGCATGCCATCTCCGTTGCGTTGCTTGTGCGCGGCAAAAAATTTCCATGACGACTAAATGTAATACGGTTACGCAGACTGGTTTTTCCTGGACAGTCGCAATAGATgactcaagaaaaaaaattttcagataAACGCGTAAAATTTCAATGTGACGAAGGAAAATAACGCAAATGGATGGCGGTCGTTAGTATTAAAATGCACGAATAGCTAGGCGGTTTGAAAAACATATGGGCGGCTTGAGGTATAAATATAGCAAGTATTAATTGAATAGGAACAGGCATATGCGAATGTGGTGGTTGTGCTGAGAATAAGTTTTAGTGAATGATTTTCAGGGTGGTTCATAGTCGTCAGGTCCGCAATGTATGTTTAATATTTGTGGTTAGTTCAGGTTAGTTCCTTGGTTCATGCGTAATTGAAGCCCGATATCCCAACTTCACGAGTCGTGGAATTCGATACCACACAGCTCTATTTGAGTGTCGCTCCAGCTAATATCTTATAAATTGTCATCAAATATTGTCTTTTTGCACCCAACTTACTTTAAGAGAATACTTTGAACATGCCAAGATAACTATAGCCTCGCTGAACCTATAATacgatttcattatttttacagatatttgcTATATTGCTAAGTATATATTAGCGTTGCCAAGAACAATTCTAGAAGAGAATATGGAACTCgtcaaaataattttctttatcTCCCTCATCTGTGGCTTTCTAGCAGAAATAAAATTACCCAGTGAGATAAGTTTCAGatatatttgttaattttgcaaTTCTGGTTTACAGGCAATTTTTGTCTACATCCACCACTGGCTTCTGGTaccataaaatattaaatttcataatCATTTCGGAATATATCACATTCAACCAGATTTTTAACCTTTAAATATCGAAATTTCTGTCCAAAAAACCTCGTATTATTTTTGACAGCTGGATCCTGCGTTTCCAAGATTGTGAATGGGAAACTCGTTCAAGTCGGAGATTGCGAGgtgaaataaaaattgctaTTTTTAATCAGATGTTTTCTCTCTCCAACTCCAAATAAGGCATTAGACAAGCATCGATCAATACTACTGTTTTTTGAACGGTTGGGGGCTTTCGATGCCAAAACTATTGGGTATAACGCTCAAACAACCGCGTCATCGatccaaaataatattttcgatCCAAATCAAATTGATAATCTGAAACAACTCACGTGGTAGAAGGATGTTACTAATCATCTGCATTTTGTATTTATCTCACAGAAAAACGATGGATCCGGTGAGTTCGTTTTATTCTATGATATATTTTGGATTCAAAAATGTCTACTCAAGTGACCGTAAACAAATTATGCAATGGCCACAACATTTTATTGAAGTTTAAGCCAGTTAACGtatttagtgtttttttttttattaaagtgacgatctttcatttttatttcgaaaaagGCTCAGACCAATCAGCCATTAATTAGTAAGCAGGGATGATAATGATTCTAATCgccaccatcttgttttttatttggcTGCATAAAAGTCGAAGTGAATTCTTCAGTTTGTTTATTAAAGACAAATTTTTGCAATGCATTCATGACATGATTCGTTTTTTCTTGTGAGGTACTGATGAAACaagttttttattgtgtttattATCCCTAAAAATTCGAGATTCGAATCGaaataaatattcgattcaattgtgaAAGCATCAGGTATTTGAAAATACCCAGTTCTATTGGTGAGACGCTgctattttcccaatttttctGGCCTAATTTTAATTCATTACACTCCGTGTGATGAATATCTTCGCGCCTGATATCTTCAACTTACGACGCGAATACGCAGAATATCCAAAAAGTTTCGCCCTATCATAAAGTCTTTTCAATTGATCGAATgatatatttttgtgaattgTAAAAAGATTTATAGTCGAGCTGCATTGAATTGGATGTTATAGATATTGGATGTTGTggttctcatttatcatacaataaaactgctattactataaaatcgagCATAACCTTTCACCCTGTACGTCCACAATGTCTACCCAACAACATAAATAAATCTACTCCTGGCTCTTAGAAAGAAAGTTTGGCAAACGTTTCACAACGATCTTTGCGACACCAAGTTTATTACAGTATTTACTTAAAACTTGgtgcaaattttttgtcaaggCTCTTATAGTGTTGCCATAATATGGTGGGTAAAGTTATTTATACCGTTAGCAAAAAATTCTAGGCAGTATTGGGCAGTATAACAAGTcgaaaattgattttgaaacACAGCATCCTACACACaactaaaatatatcaattttctCACAGATATTGTCAGACTGATCAAGAAGAGTCATGACGATAAGAAAAAAGCTGAATGTGATGCTAAAGGTAATTTCTATT from Styela clava chromosome 14, kaStyClav1.hap1.2, whole genome shotgun sequence encodes:
- the LOC120341382 gene encoding uncharacterized protein LOC120341382, yielding MDFVKIIFFISFTCVLPAEQKLPAGTCVSKIVKGRLVQVGDCEKNDGSEIARLIKKSLVEKKTAGNECGVIYDSKCFRSVLYNVTNVTFVDAEPICKSMNYGIPANIYDLAHYQLVLPYLRSLIPVGEESAHIWTGLEYKNNQLLLSNGGPFIIETEVWNPTFPKNTTWRTNVALRIDNIPNRSQGIYNTPPTADTAGVICEI